The Cloacibacterium sp. TD35 region TTACGGTATCAAAACTGTGTCTCATTGCAGAATCTAATTTTACTGGCATCGGTACATGCGCCAACAGTAAATCTTCTTTAGACAAATTTTTCTTGTCTCCACAGGAAAACAACAAGAAAAATACTACAATATACCCTAATAAAGAGAGAGTAGTCTTCTTTTTCATAATTCGATTTTTAGTTATTAATTATTGATTTTTAAACAGGTTTATGGCTTCTACTTTATTATTCACATGTAGCTTTTTATAGATATTTCCTACATGTTTTTTTACAGTATCTAGTGTAACTTCTTTTATATCTGCTATTTCTTTGTAAAGATGACCTTTCGCTAGAAGATCCAGAATATCATGCTCTGTTTTAGAAAGTTCATTCAGATGATTATTGAAATTGGTTTTTTCTTCTCTAAAATATTGCAGAACTCTTTTTGCCACCCCGAAACTCATCGGAGCACCGCCTTTATAGGCATCTTTAATAGAGGCAATAATCTTATCCATGCTTTCTCCTTTTATTAGATAACCTGTGGCTCCAACTTTTAGCGCTTCATAAATGTGCAAGTCATCTTCAAAACTCGTACACATCATAAATCGAGTAGCAGGCAATGTATCTAATATTTGGGCGATGACTTCTATCCCGCTCATATCAGGAAGTTTAATATCCATTAAAACCACATCGGGGTGAATCTCTTGTAAGGAAACAAGAGCTGCTTTACCAGAATAAAATTGACCTACACAATGCAAATCGGCATCGTAATCAATTATCTTTTTGAGCGCATTGTTGTAATGCTTCTCGTCTTCTACGATAGCTACTGAGATTGACATAATATTTTCATCGTTTGTTAATTACAAATTTCAATAGAAATTTTGTAAATATCAATTACACTTTTGTGTAATTTTGTTTGTGTAAATAAAAATAGTCTTTTTTTTCATACACAGCAAAAAAAATCACATTTTTTAAAAATGCGATTTATTATTTAGAAATTAACAGCAATAATTGGCATATATTAAATTATTAACAAACACTGTTTTCACATTTTTTTAACCTCAAATCATAAACGATAACAGACTGGTTAATTATTAATTTACTTCCACTTGTAAAAATTCCTATTCTTAATTTTAATTTTTTTTTTACAAACCAATGTTTCAATTTTTTTATTCAACTAAAAATAGTTTTTTAAATATGAGAATAATAATTAAAATGTTGAAAATTCTATCATAAAACTATATTCTCATCAACGATTATTAGACTATTTTTTAATTTAAAAAAGAATTTAATTTTTCTTAAATTTGCAGGATTCAAGAACTGATTATGGAAGAAGAAAAAAAACCGCTCAATTTTATTGAACAAATCATCGAAAATGATTTAGAAAATGGTTTAGATAAATCTAAATTACGTTTTAGATTTCCACCAGAACCTAATGGTTATTTACACGTAGGACATACCAAAGCGATTTGTATCAACTTCGGTTTAGGAGAAAAATATGGTGCTCCTGTTAATTTAAGATTTGACGACACAAATCCCGAAAAAGAAGAGCAAGAATTCGTAGATGCCATCAAAGAAGATATTAAATGGCTTGGCTTCAAATACGACCAAGAGTTATACGCTTCTGATTACTTCCAGCAGTTGTATGATTGGGCCGTAGAAATGATTAAACAAGGAAAAGCCTATGTAGATGAACAGCCTTCTGAAGTAATTACAGAACAAAGAAAAAATCCTACCGAAGCAGGAATAGAGTCTCCATATAGAAACAGACCTATAGAAGAATCTCTAGATTTATTCGAAAGAATGAAAAACGGAGAGTTCGAAGAAGGTACAATGTCTGTAAGAGCTAAAATAGACATGACTTCGCCAAATATGAACATGCGTGACCCTGTTATGTACAGAATTCTGAAAAGACCACACCACAGAACTGGTGAAAAATGGAAAATCTATCCTATGTATGATTGGGCTCATGGTGAATCTGATTATTTAGAGCAAATTTCACATTCCCTTTGTTCATTAGAATTCGAAAACCACAGACCTCTTTATGATTGGTATTTAGACCAAGTCTATGAAGACGGAAAAGTAAGAAATAAACAAAGAGAATTTGCGAGAATGAACGTTACTTACATGGTAACATCTAAACGTAAATTACAAAGATTAGTAGCAGAAGGTGTAGTAACAGGCTGGGATGATCCTAGAATGCCTACGATTTCTGGAATGAGAAGATTGGGTTACACTCCGAAAGCCATCAGAGAATTTATTGATAGAGTGGGCGTTGCAAAACGCGAAAACCTCATCAATATTCAGTTGCTAGAATTCTGTGTGAGAGAAGACCTCAACAAAATTTCTACCCGAGTAATGTCTGTGGTAAATCCTGTAAAACTTATCATCGAAAATTATCCTGAAGATAAAGAAGAATGGCTAGAAACAGAAAATAATCCTGAAGACGAAAATGCAGGAACTAGAGAAGTGCCTTTCAGCAGAGAACTTTACATTGAAAGAGAGGATTTCATGGAAGAAGCACCGAAAAAGTTCTTCAGATTAACCATTGGTGGAGAAGTAAGACTAAAATCTGCTTACATTATTAAAGCCAACAGAGTAGAAAAAGACGAAAATGGCGAAATTACCACTATTTACGCTACTTATGATGAAGAATCTAAATCTGGAAGCGGAACTGAGGCAAGTATGAGAAAAGTAAAAGGAACGCTTCACTGGGTTTCTGCAAAACATGCTTTACCGATTGAAGTAAGAATCTACGACAGATTATTTACTCACGAGCAACCAGACGCAGAAAAAGAAACAGATTTCATGGAATTCGTGAACAAAGATTCCCTGAAAAAAGTTCAAGGTTTTGCTGAGCCAAGCCTTAAAAATGCAAAAGTGGGAGACCATTATCAGTTCCAAAGAATTGGTTATTTTACTCCTGATAAAGATTCTACAGCAGAGCAATTAATCTTCAACAGAACGGTTACGCTAAAAGATAGTTTCAAACTAGAACAATAAAAAAGAAAGCTTCATCACCGCGATGAAGCTTTTTTTAGTTATTTTAATTTCTATTTTTCAATAAAATCCAGCCGTTATATATTCTTCCGTCTGCTGCATTGATGAGATACCAATAAGCATCCGTGGCTAAGTTTCTTCCATTGAATTTACCATCCCAAATAAATTCGGTATTGCTAATTTGTTTGTAAACCAAATTTCCGAATTTATCAAAAATCTGCAAAGTAGAACTCTCAGGGAAAACATCTAGTCCCAAAAGTTTCCAATAATCATTAATTCCGTCTCCATTTGGCGTAAGCGTATTGATAATGCTGAAAATCCTTCCCATTCTCATATCTCCACGGCAATCTGAATCTGAATATCTTACATAAAAAGTATAATCACCAGGTTTCAAATTTCCAAAACGATTGCTTTCTTGCCAATTCATCATATCCATAGAATAGAGAATCTTTCTACCAGCGATGCCTATTGCAATTACATCATAATAATCATTTTGACCTCTAAGAGTTGTAATTTCTGGAGTGTCTATATTTATTACTTTGAAGGTTAAAGTATAATCACAATTAAGGGAATTGGTAAGTGTTAATTTATACGTTCCAACTTGTTTTACGCCAGAGATAAAATCTTTATTAGCTCCTTCAGAAATGCTTCCATCTGGATATTCCCATTTGTAATAAACAACATTTAAACCTGTGAAATTTGGCCTTATTTCTAATCCTATTTCGTCATTTTTACAATAATAATAGTCTGAAATTTCAATCATTGGAGTTTTCTTCAAAACAACATCTATTGTAAAATAATTAGGACAAAAACCACTTTGCGAAACTTTTACATAAAATTTTGTAATTCCTTTTTCTGCATCAAATAAATAAGAAGAAGACGTTTGAATTTTATTTTGAGAACTTGTCATATCCTGATAGGTTTCAAAATATTCGTAAGTGTATGAAAAGTTACTAAATGTAGTTTCAAAATCTGTTAAACTTATGGTTTCCTTATTATCATTTCCTGTATCACAAACATCTTTGTTAAATTGGTTCTGACTTAAACTTAACTGAGTTCCGTTTACAAAATTTACTTCAGCGCTACTTCCACAATCTTTTAGATTTTCTACATAGACCCAAATTTTAGAAGTATAAGGATTGAGAATAAAATTGCTTGGATTCTGTATTTCTCTACCCGAAATGCTAATATCTGTCTGATTAAGATAAAAAGAAAAAACGTTTTCCGAACTTGGAATTTGCACCATTTGAGCAGTGTAATCCATCAAATTCACATCATAAAAACCATCTACATTATTATCACAAATTTGAATAATAGAATTTCTTGCTTTTGCAGGAAAATAAGACAACAAATTGATTGGAGCTACCGAATAACAACCATAAGTTCTAGATTGAAAACGCGCATATACATATACATTACCCGCAGAAGTAGT contains the following coding sequences:
- a CDS encoding glutamine--tRNA ligase/YqeY domain fusion protein, with translation MEEEKKPLNFIEQIIENDLENGLDKSKLRFRFPPEPNGYLHVGHTKAICINFGLGEKYGAPVNLRFDDTNPEKEEQEFVDAIKEDIKWLGFKYDQELYASDYFQQLYDWAVEMIKQGKAYVDEQPSEVITEQRKNPTEAGIESPYRNRPIEESLDLFERMKNGEFEEGTMSVRAKIDMTSPNMNMRDPVMYRILKRPHHRTGEKWKIYPMYDWAHGESDYLEQISHSLCSLEFENHRPLYDWYLDQVYEDGKVRNKQREFARMNVTYMVTSKRKLQRLVAEGVVTGWDDPRMPTISGMRRLGYTPKAIREFIDRVGVAKRENLINIQLLEFCVREDLNKISTRVMSVVNPVKLIIENYPEDKEEWLETENNPEDENAGTREVPFSRELYIEREDFMEEAPKKFFRLTIGGEVRLKSAYIIKANRVEKDENGEITTIYATYDEESKSGSGTEASMRKVKGTLHWVSAKHALPIEVRIYDRLFTHEQPDAEKETDFMEFVNKDSLKKVQGFAEPSLKNAKVGDHYQFQRIGYFTPDKDSTAEQLIFNRTVTLKDSFKLEQ
- a CDS encoding response regulator; this encodes MSISVAIVEDEKHYNNALKKIIDYDADLHCVGQFYSGKAALVSLQEIHPDVVLMDIKLPDMSGIEVIAQILDTLPATRFMMCTSFEDDLHIYEALKVGATGYLIKGESMDKIIASIKDAYKGGAPMSFGVAKRVLQYFREEKTNFNNHLNELSKTEHDILDLLAKGHLYKEIADIKEVTLDTVKKHVGNIYKKLHVNNKVEAINLFKNQ